In Janthinobacterium sp. 67, a genomic segment contains:
- a CDS encoding tetratricopeptide repeat protein, protein MNANALPAVPLDAELQQAITEHQAGRYAEAEALYLAILQAQPYHAIANHNMGLLAGQVGQYQAGLPYLHKALSVNPDEGQFWLSYADGLLKAGEREQALEIVTAAIARGLDNEQSQSLRSRIETAIASTPTAQETHHVIELYQAGHHAELEAASRALTQRYPDSDFAWSVLGTALQLQGKDAFEALQKTVQLAPNDAEAHGNLGTAWQERGMYDQAIDSYSRALELNPDFVEAHGNLAAALQAQGKLEQAEQAYRRALALRPDYAKGHFNLGNTLQAMQRSAEAIACYQSALALLPGDAEIYLNLGNAQLDLKQWQAAIVSYRAVLQLAPHTTAAHANLAAALHEAEEYESAVKICQSGIILHADDAKLHNNMGRALQWLGKAEEAIAAYEQAIALDGDFPQALSNLGLLQCKQKNYAAAIEYCTRAYHLQPDDAQINAQLAIAYGAAGDRDNALKYFQQAIDIAPENAAIHRHLGDYYNSIKRFEKAVTSYRNALEYEPDNSETHNNVGVVLQELKAFDEATAAYARALELNPKSTSALCNLGSKQQAQNQFELAKQTYLAALDIDPTFDRAHFALGNCYVLMNEPLLALECYHKTVEINPDYRDAYVNISATFSNIGRIEEAIEACRKGLAVCPLWETLFSNYLFLLSHSTDINPQQLFAEHQRFSATFETHIAQGHAGHSNIRDPLRILKVGFVSGDLHNHPVPHFLIPILENIADGAKLSLYAYHNNPQNDDITERLREVIPHWRQVERLSDPDLGQMIRDDGIDILIDLSGHTGKNRLLMFAARPAPVQASWIGYPLTTGLQSIDYYLGDKFFTPPEALGDQFSEKLLLLPACVPFLPSKVAPSIQPAPILTNGYITFGSFNRTNKINRQVIARWARVLRAIPDAKMIVAAMPKSEAPPQLAAWFAEEGIAPERLTFEGRTGMAQFMAIHHRIDICLDAFPYCGSTTTLHALWMGVPTLTTAGPTMPSRAGNMIMRQVELDDFIATDEDDLVRKSVAMAANPMLLGAYRFSMRHRLERSVLGKPKLITEGLENGLRIVWQRWCEGLPPVSFEAPVAVPNPPIGL, encoded by the coding sequence ATGAACGCAAACGCCCTTCCCGCAGTGCCCCTCGACGCCGAATTGCAGCAGGCAATCACCGAACACCAGGCTGGCCGTTATGCCGAGGCGGAAGCGCTTTACCTGGCGATTTTGCAGGCGCAGCCGTATCACGCCATCGCCAACCACAATATGGGTTTATTGGCGGGACAGGTGGGGCAATACCAGGCGGGCTTGCCATACCTGCACAAGGCGCTGTCGGTCAATCCCGATGAAGGCCAGTTCTGGCTGTCATATGCGGATGGCTTGCTCAAGGCGGGCGAACGCGAACAGGCGCTGGAGATCGTCACGGCGGCCATCGCGCGCGGTCTCGACAACGAACAGTCGCAAAGCTTGCGCAGCCGTATCGAGACGGCCATCGCCAGCACGCCAACAGCGCAGGAAACCCACCACGTCATTGAGCTGTATCAGGCCGGCCACCATGCGGAACTCGAAGCGGCCAGCCGCGCCCTGACGCAGCGCTATCCCGATTCCGATTTTGCCTGGAGCGTGCTGGGCACCGCCTTGCAATTACAGGGCAAGGATGCCTTCGAGGCACTGCAAAAAACCGTGCAATTGGCGCCAAACGATGCCGAAGCGCATGGCAACCTGGGCACGGCATGGCAGGAACGGGGCATGTACGACCAGGCAATCGACAGCTATTCCCGCGCACTGGAATTGAATCCGGACTTTGTCGAGGCGCACGGCAACCTGGCGGCGGCACTGCAGGCGCAAGGCAAACTGGAACAGGCCGAACAGGCATACAGGCGAGCCCTGGCGCTGCGTCCCGATTACGCCAAAGGCCATTTCAATCTCGGCAATACACTGCAAGCCATGCAGCGCAGCGCGGAAGCCATCGCCTGCTATCAAAGCGCGCTGGCCCTGCTGCCGGGCGACGCGGAAATTTATCTGAATCTGGGCAACGCGCAGCTAGACCTGAAGCAATGGCAAGCGGCCATTGTCAGCTACCGCGCCGTGCTGCAGCTGGCGCCCCACACCACGGCGGCGCATGCCAACTTGGCTGCGGCGCTGCATGAGGCTGAAGAGTACGAGAGTGCGGTGAAAATTTGCCAGTCTGGCATCATTTTGCATGCAGACGACGCCAAGCTGCACAATAACATGGGACGCGCGCTTCAGTGGCTGGGGAAGGCTGAGGAAGCCATCGCCGCATATGAACAGGCAATCGCGCTCGATGGCGATTTCCCCCAGGCGCTAAGCAATCTGGGCTTACTTCAATGCAAACAGAAAAACTACGCGGCAGCCATCGAGTACTGTACGCGTGCGTATCACCTGCAACCAGACGATGCACAAATCAACGCCCAGCTCGCCATCGCCTACGGAGCTGCCGGGGACAGGGATAATGCGCTGAAGTACTTTCAACAGGCCATCGATATAGCGCCTGAGAACGCCGCAATACACAGACATCTGGGCGACTACTACAATTCCATCAAGCGCTTCGAGAAAGCCGTAACATCATACCGCAACGCACTTGAGTACGAACCGGACAATAGTGAAACGCATAACAATGTCGGGGTTGTGTTGCAAGAATTGAAGGCGTTCGACGAAGCGACCGCCGCCTACGCACGTGCGTTGGAATTGAACCCAAAAAGCACTTCGGCACTATGTAACCTGGGGTCGAAACAGCAGGCACAGAATCAATTTGAACTGGCAAAGCAGACTTATCTGGCCGCGCTCGATATAGACCCCACATTCGATCGCGCTCACTTTGCGCTCGGCAATTGCTACGTGCTCATGAACGAGCCTTTGCTGGCGCTGGAATGCTATCACAAGACAGTGGAAATCAATCCCGACTATCGTGACGCCTACGTCAACATCAGCGCCACTTTCAGCAACATCGGCAGGATAGAAGAAGCCATTGAAGCATGCCGCAAGGGCCTGGCCGTCTGCCCGCTGTGGGAAACCCTGTTCAGCAACTACCTGTTTCTGTTGTCGCATAGCACCGACATCAATCCCCAGCAACTCTTTGCGGAGCATCAACGCTTCAGCGCCACCTTTGAAACGCATATCGCGCAAGGACATGCGGGGCACAGCAACATCCGCGACCCGCTGCGCATCTTGAAAGTCGGCTTTGTATCGGGCGACCTGCACAACCATCCGGTGCCGCACTTCCTCATTCCGATACTGGAAAATATCGCCGATGGCGCCAAATTGTCACTGTATGCCTACCACAACAATCCGCAAAACGACGATATCACGGAACGCCTGCGGGAAGTCATTCCCCACTGGCGCCAGGTAGAGCGCCTGTCCGATCCGGACCTGGGCCAGATGATACGCGACGATGGCATCGACATCCTGATCGATTTGTCCGGCCACACGGGCAAGAATCGGCTGCTCATGTTTGCCGCCAGGCCCGCCCCTGTCCAGGCAAGCTGGATCGGCTATCCCCTCACGACAGGGCTGCAATCGATCGATTATTATCTGGGCGATAAGTTCTTTACGCCACCGGAGGCATTGGGCGACCAGTTCTCCGAGAAACTGTTGCTGCTCCCCGCCTGCGTGCCATTCCTGCCTTCCAAGGTGGCACCCAGCATCCAGCCCGCACCCATATTGACAAACGGCTACATCACGTTTGGCAGCTTCAACCGCACCAATAAAATCAATCGCCAGGTCATCGCGCGCTGGGCCCGGGTGCTGCGCGCCATCCCCGATGCCAAAATGATCGTGGCGGCCATGCCGAAATCGGAAGCGCCGCCGCAACTGGCGGCCTGGTTTGCGGAAGAAGGCATTGCACCGGAGCGCCTGACCTTCGAAGGACGCACAGGCATGGCCCAATTCATGGCCATCCATCACCGCATCGACATCTGCCTCGATGCCTTCCCGTATTGCGGCAGCACGACGACCCTGCATGCGCTGTGGATGGGCGTGCCCACGCTCACGACGGCCGGCCCGACCATGCCTAGCCGCGCAGGCAACATGATCATGCGCCAGGTCGAACTCGATGACTTCATCGCTACCGACGAAGACGATCTCGTGCGCAAGAGCGTGGCCATGGCAGCCAACCCCATGTTGCTGGGCGCCTACCGCTTCAGCATGCGGCACCGCCTGGAACGCTCCGTCCTGGGCAAACCCAAGCTGATCACGGAAGGTTTGGAAAACGGCTTACGCATCGTCTGGCAGCGCTGGTGCGAAGGCTTGCCGCCCGTCTCATTCGAAGCACCCGTGGCCGTGCCCAACCCGCCGATCGGATTATGA
- a CDS encoding acetyltransferase — protein MQNILIIGSSGHAKVVIDVVERQGLFRIAGLIDAFRTVGEETSGYRVLGAESDLPALVEQLAVAGVLVAIGDNFVRASVTARVAALCPQLPFVSAVHPQASVARTVRIGAGSVVMAGAVINPGSDVGHGCIVNTRASLDHDSVMEAFSSLAPAAATGGGCFIGTCSALGMGALLLQRVRIGSHCVVGAGAVVTRPVADLCVSYGTPAKTIRSRVASDKYL, from the coding sequence ATGCAAAACATTTTAATCATTGGCTCATCCGGCCACGCGAAGGTCGTCATCGACGTCGTCGAACGGCAGGGGCTCTTTCGTATCGCCGGCTTGATCGATGCGTTCCGGACGGTGGGCGAGGAAACCTCGGGTTATCGCGTCCTGGGCGCCGAGTCCGATCTGCCGGCCTTGGTGGAGCAGCTGGCCGTGGCAGGAGTGCTGGTGGCCATCGGCGATAACTTCGTGCGGGCAAGCGTGACAGCCCGCGTGGCGGCGCTGTGCCCGCAACTGCCATTCGTCAGCGCCGTGCATCCGCAGGCAAGTGTCGCCAGGACCGTGCGCATCGGCGCGGGCAGCGTGGTGATGGCGGGGGCGGTGATCAATCCCGGCAGCGACGTCGGGCACGGTTGTATCGTCAATACGCGTGCCTCGCTCGATCACGATTCCGTGATGGAAGCATTTTCCAGCTTGGCGCCTGCTGCCGCGACGGGCGGCGGCTGCTTCATCGGCACGTGCAGCGCCCTGGGGATGGGCGCCTTGCTGCTGCAGCGCGTGCGCATAGGCAGTCACTGCGTGGTCGGTGCCGGTGCCGTCGTGACACGGCCCGTGGCCGACCTGTGCGTCAGTTATGGTACGCCGGCAAAAACGATACGCAGCCGGGTGGCCAGCGACAAGTATCTGTAA